From Candidatus Binatia bacterium, the proteins below share one genomic window:
- a CDS encoding glycosyltransferase → MKVALVHDYLNQRGGAERVFARFAQAWPEAPIYTALYDERLLGDVFPASRVRTSYLARIPFANRGFRALAPFYPRAFERFDFTGYNAIVSSTTAWAKGVRVPPDAVHVCYINTVSRFTFASDEYVPAPARPLLKRLVAWDREAAKRPTRFVANSQNVAQRIRTYYGRESDVLHCPVDLERFTVGRGDGGYFIVASRLLPYKRIELAIAGAAMAGVPLLVAGTGPAEASLRELARGTTTTMLGYVSDALLDELMGKARAAVVPGEEDFGLVPLEAAAAGRPAIAYRRGGALETIVENETGAFFDEPNAESLAAVLRSFDESKFDAARLRTHAERFSPAQFVERLRAIVNRVWSERCEQPT, encoded by the coding sequence GTGAAGGTCGCGCTCGTTCACGATTATCTGAACCAGCGCGGCGGTGCCGAGCGCGTCTTCGCGCGCTTCGCGCAGGCCTGGCCCGAGGCGCCGATCTACACCGCGCTCTACGACGAGCGGCTTCTCGGCGACGTCTTTCCGGCGAGCCGCGTTCGCACGTCGTACTTGGCGCGCATTCCCTTCGCAAACCGCGGCTTCCGCGCGCTCGCGCCGTTCTATCCGCGGGCGTTCGAGCGTTTCGATTTCACCGGATACAATGCGATCGTCAGTTCGACGACCGCGTGGGCGAAAGGCGTCCGCGTTCCGCCGGACGCGGTTCACGTCTGCTATATCAACACCGTCAGCCGCTTTACGTTCGCGTCCGATGAATACGTTCCGGCGCCGGCGCGCCCGCTGCTCAAACGCCTCGTCGCGTGGGATCGCGAGGCGGCGAAGCGCCCGACCCGCTTCGTCGCGAATTCGCAGAACGTCGCGCAACGGATTCGCACGTATTACGGGCGGGAGAGCGACGTGCTCCACTGTCCCGTCGATCTCGAGCGCTTCACGGTCGGCCGCGGCGACGGCGGGTACTTTATCGTCGCATCGCGCTTGCTGCCGTACAAACGCATCGAGCTCGCGATCGCGGGAGCGGCGATGGCGGGCGTGCCGCTCTTAGTGGCCGGCACCGGCCCGGCGGAGGCGTCGTTGCGCGAACTGGCGCGGGGTACGACGACGACGATGCTCGGCTACGTCTCCGATGCGTTGCTCGACGAACTGATGGGAAAGGCGCGCGCCGCAGTCGTTCCCGGCGAGGAGGACTTCGGTCTCGTGCCGCTCGAGGCGGCGGCGGCGGGGCGTCCGGCGATCGCGTACCGGCGCGGCGGCGCCCTCGAGACGATCGTCGAGAACGAGACCGGCGCGTTCTTCGACGAGCCGAATGCCGAGTCGCTCGCGGCCGTGCTCCGCTCGTTCGACGAGTCGAAGTTCGACGCGGCCCGGCTGCGGACTCACGCCGAACGCTTCTCGCCCGCGCAATTCGTCGAACGCCTGCGCGCGATCGTCAATCGCGTCTGGTCTGAGCGATGCGAGCAACCTACGTAG
- a CDS encoding insulinase family protein yields the protein MRPLALLALAAVVATSLGAVPAPSSENAGGTTILRQSDGNAALVGVALVVRAGLDRQTLKQNGLAALTAETILKTPIGGVALEDAVAARGGSVRFNVDPSDVRFYVEALAGDAPTVLDLFRTALAAPDFSPPTVRDARAALVAQIAQGQQVALQVGLDMLNAASSPQANAGLPELGTPASLAQIFASDVRSFYRAYYRRGGVLVSAAGRLDTLPADALATLAAALPPGTTSPVVVHVPKLTGSTREIVAHRDISSPWLIAQYSAPTVSGNDFGPMLVLAAFLRRTLSDIAQVPGVVTPTFASRSVGAVYAYDRAPPTLVLYVNGGLIGNPSRAFATALSIVGVLAATRLQGSIEEFKAEAAGDFAGDATTLETRAWLAAVFSRESASPDFVDRALAAIAATTPADVQRVARIYLGNPTIALVLPRGTSLQD from the coding sequence ATGAGGCCGCTCGCGCTCCTCGCGCTGGCCGCGGTCGTCGCGACGTCGCTGGGCGCCGTTCCGGCGCCGAGCAGCGAGAATGCCGGCGGAACGACGATCCTGCGTCAATCCGACGGCAATGCAGCGCTCGTCGGCGTCGCGCTCGTCGTACGCGCCGGGCTCGATCGCCAGACGCTGAAGCAGAACGGCCTCGCCGCGCTGACGGCGGAGACGATTCTCAAGACGCCGATTGGCGGCGTCGCGCTCGAAGATGCAGTTGCGGCCAGGGGCGGCTCCGTTCGCTTCAACGTCGATCCCTCCGACGTGCGGTTCTACGTCGAAGCGCTCGCCGGCGACGCGCCCACGGTGCTCGATCTCTTCCGCACGGCGCTCGCCGCGCCGGACTTCTCGCCTCCCACGGTGCGCGATGCGCGTGCCGCGCTCGTCGCGCAGATCGCGCAGGGGCAGCAGGTGGCGCTGCAAGTCGGCCTCGACATGCTCAACGCCGCATCGTCGCCGCAGGCGAACGCCGGGCTCCCCGAGTTGGGAACGCCGGCCTCGCTCGCGCAGATTTTCGCAAGCGACGTGCGCTCGTTCTACCGGGCCTACTACCGCCGCGGCGGAGTGCTCGTCAGCGCGGCGGGGCGGCTCGACACGCTTCCGGCCGATGCGCTCGCGACGCTGGCCGCCGCGCTCCCGCCGGGAACGACGTCGCCGGTCGTCGTGCACGTTCCAAAATTGACCGGCTCGACGCGCGAGATCGTCGCGCACCGCGACATCTCGTCGCCGTGGCTGATCGCGCAGTATTCTGCGCCGACGGTATCGGGCAACGATTTCGGCCCGATGCTCGTGCTCGCGGCCTTCCTTCGCCGCACGCTCTCCGACATCGCGCAAGTGCCCGGCGTGGTGACGCCCACGTTCGCGTCGCGATCGGTCGGCGCGGTCTACGCGTACGACCGCGCGCCGCCGACGCTCGTGCTCTACGTCAACGGCGGATTGATCGGCAATCCGAGCCGCGCCTTTGCGACCGCGCTCTCGATCGTCGGCGTGCTCGCCGCGACGCGGCTGCAGGGCTCGATCGAAGAGTTCAAGGCCGAGGCGGCCGGCGATTTCGCCGGCGACGCGACGACCTTGGAGACGCGCGCCTGGCTCGCGGCGGTCTTCTCGCGCGAGAGCGCCTCGCCCGATTTCGTCGACCGCGCGCTGGCGGCGATCGCGGCGACGACGCCGGCGGACGTGCAGCGCGTCGCGCGCATCTATCTCGGCAATCCGACGATCGCGCTCGTGCTGCCTCGCGGGACCAGCTTGCAAGACTAA